A stretch of Deinococcus roseus DNA encodes these proteins:
- a CDS encoding flotillin family protein, producing the protein MDLTYATALMVIGVVVLASVILVSIIKNFVIVVPPNRVLVVSGRKTTQHDGDTVGYRVIRGGRAFRVPVLEQISWMDLGTIPLELTVQNAFSKGGIPLTVHAVANIKINAQEPFLSNAIERFLNTSLSQLTHITKDTLEGNLRGIIATLTPEEINEDRLRFAAALIEEAEHDMHKLGMQLDTLKIQNVSDDAGYLKSIGRKRTAEVLREARIAEAERNAEATQVEAGAQQRSQVSQAQAQQAIIEEQNKLRVRTAELNAIAVSKENEAAVAGERARVIAEQELEHQRIMTNQKRLEADVITPARAQREARLLEAQAAAAPIIEEGRARAEAFRLLIEVFAEGGVAGERAFILNMMPSLVKDVSDAVRDVKIDKLNVIDSGEGQGFNTVLNNLPRGILGFLQQMETTTGVDLLSALKTTMLTLPEKPLPEKPVQAAAD; encoded by the coding sequence ATGGATCTCACTTATGCAACAGCCCTGATGGTGATTGGAGTGGTGGTGCTGGCCAGCGTGATTCTGGTCTCCATCATCAAGAACTTTGTGATTGTGGTGCCGCCCAACCGGGTTCTGGTGGTGTCGGGCCGCAAAACCACCCAGCACGATGGAGACACCGTCGGGTACCGGGTGATCCGGGGTGGGCGGGCTTTCCGGGTTCCGGTGCTGGAACAGATCAGCTGGATGGACCTGGGCACCATTCCGCTGGAACTGACCGTGCAGAACGCTTTTTCCAAAGGGGGCATTCCCCTGACCGTGCACGCTGTGGCCAACATCAAAATCAATGCCCAGGAACCGTTCCTTTCCAATGCCATCGAGCGCTTTCTCAACACCTCTCTGAGCCAGCTGACCCACATCACCAAAGACACTTTGGAGGGAAACTTGCGTGGCATCATCGCCACCCTGACCCCCGAGGAAATCAACGAGGACCGTTTGCGCTTTGCTGCAGCCCTGATCGAGGAGGCCGAGCACGACATGCACAAACTGGGCATGCAACTGGACACCTTAAAGATCCAGAATGTCTCAGACGATGCCGGGTACCTGAAGTCCATTGGTCGCAAACGCACTGCTGAGGTCCTGAGGGAAGCCCGCATTGCCGAGGCAGAGCGCAATGCAGAAGCCACCCAGGTGGAAGCGGGGGCACAGCAGCGCTCCCAGGTGTCTCAGGCGCAGGCGCAGCAGGCCATCATTGAAGAACAGAACAAACTGCGGGTGCGCACCGCAGAACTGAATGCCATTGCGGTGTCCAAAGAGAACGAGGCAGCAGTGGCAGGTGAACGGGCACGGGTGATTGCAGAACAGGAACTGGAACACCAGCGCATCATGACCAACCAGAAGCGCCTGGAGGCAGATGTGATCACACCGGCCCGTGCGCAACGGGAAGCCCGTCTGCTGGAAGCCCAGGCTGCTGCAGCGCCCATCATTGAGGAAGGAAGGGCCAGAGCAGAAGCCTTCCGCTTGCTGATCGAGGTCTTCGCGGAAGGTGGGGTGGCCGGAGAGCGGGCATTCATCCTCAACATGATGCCTTCTCTGGTCAAAGACGTTTCGGATGCCGTGCGTGACGTAAAAATTGACAAACTGAACGTGATTGATTCTGGAGAGGGACAGGGGTTCAATACCGTGCTGAACAACCTGCCCAGAGGCATCCTGGGCTTTTTGCAGCAGATGGAAACCACCACCGGTGTGGACCTGCTCTCTGCGCTGAAAACCACCATGCTGACCCTGCCCGAAAAACCCCTGCCCGAAAAACCTGTACAGGCGGCTGCAGACTGA
- a CDS encoding endo-1,4-beta-xylanase, whose product MKKHLMLLALTLGSCAFAEGLKDLARPHQLHIGAAIDLRFLLDDPDYTDILEKDFDVVVAENAMKMDATEPQQNEFSFGLGDLLAQYAEKHNMLLRGHTLLWHEQVPRWITAGTWTAEQLEAIMKNHIQTVADHFKGRVFAWDVVNEAISDAGGMRDTLWRKTLGDDFIARAFQYAHQADPAAKLFYNDYSSEALTRKSDDVYALVKSLKEKNVPLDGVGMQMHLNLNNPPSMADIAQNMKRLADLNLEVHITEFDVRSAGFPGTAKERNEAMAKLYSDVVTVCLQARNCTAFLTWGVADNHTWLPGDAPLLYDGFYNPKPAYFAVQEALKQPVAQK is encoded by the coding sequence ATGAAAAAACACCTCATGCTGCTGGCCCTGACCCTGGGTTCCTGTGCTTTCGCAGAAGGCCTCAAAGACCTGGCCCGCCCACACCAGTTGCACATCGGAGCCGCCATCGACCTGCGGTTCTTGCTGGACGACCCGGACTACACTGACATTCTGGAAAAGGATTTTGATGTGGTGGTGGCAGAGAACGCCATGAAGATGGACGCCACCGAACCCCAGCAGAATGAATTCAGTTTTGGTCTGGGTGACCTGCTGGCCCAGTATGCCGAAAAACACAACATGCTGCTGCGCGGTCACACCCTGCTGTGGCATGAACAGGTTCCCAGATGGATCACCGCAGGCACCTGGACGGCAGAACAGCTGGAAGCCATCATGAAAAACCACATCCAGACGGTGGCAGACCATTTTAAGGGCAGGGTTTTTGCCTGGGATGTGGTCAATGAAGCCATCTCAGACGCTGGCGGGATGCGGGACACCCTGTGGCGCAAAACCCTGGGGGATGACTTCATTGCACGGGCCTTCCAGTATGCCCACCAGGCAGATCCTGCAGCGAAACTCTTTTACAACGACTATTCCAGCGAGGCCCTGACCCGCAAATCGGACGATGTGTATGCCCTGGTGAAAAGCCTGAAAGAAAAAAATGTTCCTCTGGATGGGGTGGGCATGCAAATGCACCTGAACCTCAACAACCCGCCCAGCATGGCAGACATTGCCCAGAACATGAAGCGCCTGGCAGACCTGAATCTGGAGGTGCACATCACCGAATTTGATGTGCGTTCCGCTGGATTTCCTGGAACCGCCAAAGAGCGCAACGAGGCCATGGCGAAGCTGTATTCGGATGTGGTGACGGTGTGCCTGCAGGCCAGAAACTGCACGGCCTTCCTGACCTGGGGGGTCGCCGACAACCACACCTGGCTTCCTGGAGATGCCCCACTGCTCTATGACGGATTCTACAATCCCAAGCCTGCGTATTTTGCTGTGCAGGAAGCACTGAAACAGCCTGTTGCGCAGAAATGA
- the cydB gene encoding cytochrome d ubiquinol oxidase subunit II, which yields MMDLQTLWFVLIAVLFTGYFLLEGFDFGVGMLLPILGKNDTEKRVILNTIGPFWDANEVWIITAAGAMFAAFPDWYATLFSGFYLPMFLILVGLIARIAGIEFRGKVHSAAKRNLCDGLIFAGSFLPAFMWGLIITNIVRGLPIDASKTMVGGLDVIFHPYALLGGLVAVVVFILHGALFLSLRTTDPLRLRAHRTAERFWFPAGMLLLIFSWLGRSQTHLFEGMGLVPGTLPLLAMLSFLFIPIALRIKNDQLAFISGSATILFATVVAFEGLFPEIMPSTLGKDLSLTIYNASSSPYTLKVMSVVALTLLPLVLGYQIYTYWVFRKRVTADALDGGY from the coding sequence ATGATGGACCTGCAAACCCTGTGGTTTGTTCTGATTGCAGTGCTGTTCACTGGGTATTTCTTGCTGGAGGGCTTCGATTTCGGGGTGGGGATGCTGCTGCCCATACTGGGCAAAAACGACACCGAAAAGCGGGTGATCCTGAACACCATCGGGCCGTTCTGGGATGCCAACGAAGTGTGGATCATCACAGCAGCGGGAGCCATGTTTGCAGCCTTTCCCGACTGGTACGCCACCCTGTTCAGCGGGTTTTACCTGCCGATGTTCCTGATTCTGGTGGGTCTGATTGCCCGCATTGCTGGCATTGAATTCCGGGGCAAAGTTCACAGTGCTGCTAAAAGAAACCTCTGTGACGGTCTGATTTTTGCAGGGTCTTTCCTGCCTGCTTTCATGTGGGGCCTGATCATCACCAACATCGTGCGCGGCCTGCCCATTGATGCCAGCAAGACCATGGTGGGCGGTCTGGACGTGATTTTTCACCCTTACGCTTTGCTGGGAGGGCTGGTGGCGGTGGTGGTGTTCATTCTGCACGGTGCGCTCTTTCTGTCCTTAAGAACCACCGACCCTCTGCGCCTGCGGGCACACAGGACCGCCGAGCGTTTCTGGTTCCCCGCTGGGATGTTGCTCCTGATTTTCTCCTGGCTGGGCCGCAGCCAGACCCACCTGTTTGAAGGGATGGGCCTGGTTCCGGGCACCCTGCCTTTGCTGGCCATGCTGAGTTTCCTGTTTATTCCCATTGCCCTGCGCATCAAGAACGACCAGCTGGCTTTCATCTCCGGGAGCGCCACCATCCTTTTTGCCACCGTGGTGGCCTTTGAAGGCCTCTTTCCCGAAATCATGCCCAGCACGCTGGGAAAAGACCTGAGCCTGACCATTTACAACGCCTCCAGCAGCCCATACACCCTGAAAGTGATGAGCGTGGTGGCCCTGACCTTGCTGCCTCTGGTGCTGGGATACCAGATTTACACCTACTGGGTGTTCCGCAAACGGGTCACCGCAGACGCCCTGGACGGAGGGTACTGA
- the cydD gene encoding thiol reductant ABC exporter subunit CydD has translation MQPLLARPGTRQIAFTSALFAVLMGGLTVGLWFLAATVLSRALTQLPVQGSLLLGLSLSWIGRGTLQALRDHLVFVQAQHIKTTWRQELLQNQLNQNANLQEQQVLGKTLSVLDDGLEQVSKFHGRFLPVVASSPVMSGLVLMVLFTQDWVSGLLLMVTGPVLIVFMVLIGYATQVVQEKQFQSLTLLSSAFVRTLRTAPILRAFERQQKTLTALQETNRILSVRTLQVLKVAFLSGFVLELGATLGTAMVAVAVGIRLSENSMDYFTALFVLLLTPEYFLGLRQLGTEHHAFMEAKAVLPEVLALTPEPTKKPTHTATLHTPPEIRLEGVSLQRGNQQILKGLTLVVPAGGLLNICGPSGSGKSTVLSALLGLREVQDGQVLLSGHAAQHISEAEMKTKVAYVSQHPVFLAATVRDNLLAANPQASETQLRQSLQKTLLWEALQTRGGLDLQLSEGALNLSAGERARFALSRAFLKEATLLVLDEPTAHLDHATEQALLPVLHHLRAGKTTVLVTHRRTLHFPGAQVLSLGTKEAEHA, from the coding sequence ATGCAACCCCTGCTGGCCCGGCCTGGAACCCGACAGATTGCCTTCACCTCTGCACTTTTTGCAGTGCTGATGGGAGGGCTCACGGTGGGGTTGTGGTTTCTGGCTGCAACCGTGCTCAGCAGGGCATTAACACAACTTCCTGTGCAGGGTTCTTTGCTGCTGGGACTGTCCCTGAGCTGGATTGGGCGGGGAACGCTGCAGGCCCTGAGGGACCATCTGGTTTTCGTGCAGGCCCAGCACATCAAAACCACCTGGAGGCAGGAACTGCTCCAGAACCAGCTGAACCAGAACGCCAATCTGCAGGAGCAGCAGGTGCTGGGCAAAACCCTCAGCGTGCTGGATGATGGGCTGGAACAGGTGAGCAAATTCCATGGGCGCTTTTTGCCTGTGGTTGCCAGCAGTCCTGTGATGTCCGGGCTGGTGCTGATGGTGCTGTTCACGCAGGACTGGGTTTCGGGTCTGCTGCTGATGGTGACAGGTCCTGTGCTGATCGTGTTCATGGTGTTGATCGGGTATGCCACCCAGGTGGTGCAGGAAAAGCAATTCCAGAGCCTGACCCTGCTCAGCAGTGCTTTTGTGCGCACCCTGCGCACTGCGCCGATCCTGAGGGCTTTTGAGCGGCAACAAAAGACCCTGACCGCCTTGCAGGAAACCAACCGCATCCTCAGTGTTCGCACCTTGCAGGTCTTGAAGGTGGCTTTTCTGTCCGGTTTTGTGCTGGAACTCGGGGCCACGCTGGGCACAGCAATGGTGGCGGTGGCGGTGGGCATCCGGCTTTCAGAAAACAGCATGGATTACTTCACGGCTCTTTTTGTGCTTTTGCTGACCCCTGAGTATTTTCTGGGTCTGCGCCAGCTGGGCACCGAGCATCACGCTTTCATGGAGGCAAAAGCAGTGCTGCCAGAAGTGCTCGCCCTCACTCCAGAACCCACCAAAAAGCCGACCCACACAGCCACACTGCACACCCCTCCAGAAATCCGTCTGGAAGGAGTGAGCTTGCAGAGGGGAAACCAGCAGATCCTGAAGGGACTGACCCTCGTGGTGCCTGCAGGAGGCCTCCTCAACATCTGCGGTCCCAGTGGTTCTGGCAAGAGCACGGTGCTGTCCGCCTTGCTGGGCTTGCGGGAAGTGCAGGATGGGCAAGTTTTACTGTCCGGGCATGCTGCTCAGCACATCTCAGAAGCAGAGATGAAAACAAAAGTGGCTTACGTGTCCCAGCATCCGGTGTTTCTGGCAGCCACAGTCAGGGACAACCTGCTGGCGGCAAACCCGCAGGCCAGCGAGACACAACTCAGGCAAAGCCTGCAAAAAACCCTGCTTTGGGAAGCCCTGCAAACCCGAGGGGGTCTGGACCTGCAGCTCTCCGAGGGAGCACTGAACCTCTCTGCTGGAGAACGCGCCAGATTTGCCCTTTCACGGGCTTTTTTAAAAGAGGCCACCCTGCTGGTGCTGGATGAACCCACCGCCCACCTGGACCACGCCACCGAACAGGCCCTGCTCCCGGTGCTGCACCACCTGAGGGCAGGCAAAACCACCGTGCTGGTCACCCACCGCAGGACCCTGCACTTTCCTGGTGCACAGGTGCTGTCTCTGGGCACAAAAGAGGCAGAGCATGCCTGA
- a CDS encoding cold-shock protein, protein MPVGRVKWFNAEKGFGFIEHPGHPDVFAHYSAIKSQGFRKLNEGDEVEFEVEEGQRGKGPQAKNIVVTKAAPESGNTSRPQRQSRW, encoded by the coding sequence ATGCCAGTAGGTCGAGTCAAGTGGTTTAACGCAGAAAAAGGATTTGGATTCATCGAGCACCCCGGTCACCCCGACGTGTTCGCCCATTACAGCGCCATTAAGAGCCAGGGCTTCCGCAAACTGAACGAAGGCGACGAAGTCGAATTCGAAGTTGAAGAAGGCCAGCGCGGCAAAGGCCCACAAGCCAAAAACATTGTGGTGACCAAAGCTGCCCCCGAAAGCGGCAACACCAGCCGTCCCCAGCGTCAAAGCCGCTGGTAA
- a CDS encoding FAD:protein FMN transferase: MSATTSNLTVLQRLKKGWLKSWKKPASSSRHFVRHFEGVLGTSLEIQLLAETAEQASAAEHLLLAEIDRLELVFSRFLQGSELNQWQQSHQEWHSVSADLHWLLKESLFWMEQTDRAFHPGVDALTGLWKAAALNGRPPEQTEFQPVLEALSGPLWEVRDLKACKLSRLQLNFNGFAKGRIVDLACKRASEVPGVSELLVNIGGDLRHQGSRPIQVSIANPCSGADNLPAFACLQIQNQGLATSGHVHRGFQVGDQWHSHLIHPGTGLPVTRLAGVSVLADDSATADVLATAFSVLPIQDSLALADGLPRVGCLLIEGPQTVHFNRFWKDHVLSS; encoded by the coding sequence ATGTCTGCCACAACCTCAAACCTGACTGTGTTGCAACGCCTGAAAAAAGGCTGGCTGAAGTCCTGGAAAAAACCAGCATCAAGCAGCAGGCATTTTGTGAGGCACTTTGAAGGGGTGCTGGGCACCTCGCTGGAAATACAGCTGCTTGCCGAAACTGCAGAACAGGCCAGTGCAGCAGAACACCTGTTGTTGGCAGAGATAGACCGCCTGGAGCTGGTTTTCAGTCGGTTTTTGCAGGGCAGTGAACTCAACCAATGGCAGCAAAGCCATCAGGAGTGGCATTCTGTTTCTGCAGATCTGCACTGGCTTTTGAAAGAAAGCCTGTTCTGGATGGAGCAAACAGACCGTGCCTTTCATCCCGGAGTGGACGCCCTCACCGGGCTCTGGAAAGCCGCTGCCCTCAATGGGCGGCCTCCAGAGCAAACAGAATTCCAGCCTGTTCTGGAAGCACTTTCTGGCCCCCTGTGGGAGGTTCGAGATCTGAAGGCCTGCAAGCTGTCCAGGCTGCAACTCAACTTCAATGGCTTTGCCAAAGGTCGCATTGTGGATCTGGCCTGCAAACGGGCTTCAGAGGTTCCCGGAGTCAGCGAACTGCTGGTCAACATCGGCGGGGATCTGCGGCACCAGGGCAGCAGACCCATCCAGGTGTCCATTGCAAATCCCTGCTCTGGCGCAGACAACCTGCCTGCCTTTGCCTGCCTGCAGATCCAGAATCAGGGTCTGGCCACCAGTGGTCACGTTCACCGGGGGTTTCAGGTGGGAGACCAGTGGCATTCGCACCTGATTCACCCTGGCACAGGTTTGCCCGTCACCCGTCTTGCAGGGGTGTCCGTTCTGGCCGATGACAGTGCCACCGCCGATGTGCTGGCCACGGCCTTCAGTGTGCTGCCCATCCAGGACAGCCTGGCCCTTGCAGATGGTTTGCCCAGGGTGGGGTGCCTGCTCATTGAAGGTCCGCAAACCGTTCACTTCAACCGCTTCTGGAAGGACCATGTCCTCTCCTCGTAA
- a CDS encoding ATP-binding cassette domain-containing protein, whose protein sequence is MPDPKPYPAWLPLVAVLCNVLMALFGVGLMVSSGHLLSRSALHPESLLLLMPIITTVRFFGLGRAVLRYLERLFSHQVTLGRIESTRRKAMQQHLVHFTYRLLGPDRLDAVQTVQRDTESLQNRFLTVSVPQFTTWTVTLLVGLLLLSLVPGAALVWFAVSGAVLLVMPLVIRPLLQRLLQQVQEARHARSLQLRTQLQHATELRFLDLPISQKTSVLEDNIQKLESQLRGLQTSALLVREVMQGTALGLLLLQLLHSDLPVVWLSGIWLGVVAASDLQVAFLNSLTEQVRVSLIQWPQHSASDQPSMNNTGLNHTGAVLKVKLSEGQTFTLQPGGRIMLTGPSGCGKSTLLEKLLGFRELTSGEAVLDHQDLSGLAGREKLFSWSPQEPQLQDATVQENLGSWNAALLESLHLPADLRPDTLLGETGRHLSGGEMARLQVLRALLREAPFLLLDEPTAHLDPGSALQTIQTIEQAAGNRAMLVISHDPELFGSHWQKVDWIPRQSLK, encoded by the coding sequence ATGCCTGACCCGAAGCCCTATCCAGCCTGGTTGCCTCTGGTTGCAGTGCTGTGCAATGTCCTGATGGCCCTTTTCGGGGTGGGATTGATGGTCAGCAGTGGGCACCTGTTGTCCCGTTCCGCCCTTCATCCTGAAAGTTTGCTGCTCCTGATGCCCATCATCACCACCGTGCGGTTCTTTGGTCTGGGACGGGCTGTGCTGCGTTATCTGGAACGGCTGTTCTCCCATCAGGTGACCCTTGGGCGCATTGAAAGCACCCGCAGAAAGGCCATGCAGCAGCACCTTGTGCACTTCACGTACCGCCTGCTGGGTCCAGACCGTCTGGATGCCGTGCAAACCGTTCAGCGGGACACCGAAAGCCTGCAGAACCGGTTTTTGACGGTTTCTGTGCCCCAGTTCACCACCTGGACCGTGACCTTGCTGGTGGGTCTGCTGCTGCTGAGCCTGGTGCCTGGAGCAGCCCTGGTGTGGTTTGCGGTTTCGGGTGCCGTGCTGCTGGTGATGCCTCTGGTGATTCGCCCTCTCCTGCAGCGCCTTTTGCAGCAAGTGCAGGAGGCCAGACATGCCCGCAGCCTGCAATTGCGCACCCAGTTGCAACATGCCACAGAATTGCGTTTTCTGGATTTGCCCATCTCACAGAAAACCAGTGTTCTGGAAGACAACATCCAGAAACTGGAAAGTCAACTCAGAGGGCTGCAAACCTCTGCTCTGCTGGTGCGGGAAGTGATGCAGGGCACAGCCCTGGGTTTGCTGTTGCTGCAATTGCTGCATTCAGATCTGCCTGTGGTCTGGCTCTCAGGGATCTGGCTGGGGGTGGTTGCTGCCAGCGATTTGCAGGTGGCTTTCCTGAACAGCCTCACCGAGCAGGTCAGGGTTTCCCTGATCCAGTGGCCACAGCACAGTGCATCAGATCAACCCTCTATGAACAACACGGGTCTGAACCACACAGGGGCTGTGCTGAAGGTCAAATTGTCAGAAGGCCAGACCTTCACCCTGCAACCTGGAGGTCGCATCATGCTGACAGGGCCAAGTGGGTGTGGCAAAAGCACCCTGCTGGAAAAACTGCTGGGTTTCCGTGAACTGACATCCGGCGAAGCTGTGCTGGACCATCAGGACCTGTCTGGTCTTGCTGGCAGGGAAAAACTGTTCAGCTGGTCTCCCCAGGAACCCCAGCTGCAAGATGCCACCGTTCAAGAAAACCTGGGAAGCTGGAATGCTGCTTTGCTTGAGTCCCTGCATCTCCCTGCAGACCTCAGGCCAGACACCCTGCTGGGCGAAACTGGGCGGCACCTCTCAGGAGGAGAAATGGCAAGGCTGCAGGTGCTGAGGGCATTGCTGCGTGAGGCTCCTTTTCTGCTGCTGGATGAACCCACTGCCCATCTGGACCCTGGCTCTGCCCTGCAAACCATTCAGACCATCGAACAGGCGGCAGGGAACCGGGCCATGCTGGTGATCAGCCATGACCCTGAGCTTTTTGGATCCCACTGGCAAAAGGTGGACTGGATTCCCAGACAGAGCCTCAAATGA
- a CDS encoding GGDEF domain-containing protein has product MLKIPQDRLQHFKWSGLFLIGLLGLLFPANHLNPLWLLPLMGVLLAFLLTRTTASWAGAKVGVVLWIMGKVCFQLQVELLGHGLITLGYLMWAWNLLQLKERTRTGLALTFFLPLLGGVLLTITQREAQLYGAIYPLLDLLLLVLALPAIQAFIEGRTSLGRSIWLSGLIALLATDLSEIFTVVPDHFLTFTLLYAAFAYGIRLEEARHPDSLTPITASAFVLLVVQQELQRQPLQQDMNLLSFYLGFLGVGTLLLALRNHQKLTQKQFQTFNTALLSMLDTREAPYRELRMEDLAVSLFQNIQHILPELTGLQLDGQDAVLMGNTSPLSREEKVYMEGRPSTRITFYFSVLPPQQHALNATVNAAKYVIQYAARQHAMQAQLFVDPLTGVSNQRAITGITHRFEGLSSRQGAPVTLCLLDLDHFKKINDQYGHEVGDKALKLTATLVRKQLRGEDEMIRWGGDEFMIFLYNCTPEQAAGTLNRIRQKLKLFSQDRLGFNISFSVGMAGGVVSLAGDLNKWIINADMHLLEAKARGRNQTISGG; this is encoded by the coding sequence GTGCTCAAAATCCCTCAAGACCGCTTGCAGCATTTCAAATGGTCCGGCCTGTTCCTGATCGGTCTGCTGGGTTTGCTGTTTCCTGCCAACCACCTGAATCCTCTCTGGCTGCTGCCCCTCATGGGCGTACTGCTGGCTTTCTTGCTGACCCGCACCACTGCAAGCTGGGCCGGAGCCAAAGTGGGGGTGGTGCTGTGGATCATGGGCAAGGTGTGCTTTCAATTGCAGGTGGAGTTGCTGGGACACGGCCTGATCACCCTGGGATACCTGATGTGGGCCTGGAACCTGCTGCAACTCAAAGAGCGCACCCGCACCGGACTGGCCCTCACCTTCTTTCTGCCGCTGCTGGGAGGGGTGCTGCTGACCATCACCCAGCGGGAAGCCCAGCTTTACGGTGCCATTTACCCGCTGCTGGATTTGTTGCTGCTGGTTCTGGCCCTGCCCGCCATTCAGGCTTTCATTGAAGGCCGCACCTCTCTGGGACGCTCCATCTGGCTGAGCGGTCTGATTGCCCTGCTGGCCACCGACCTGAGCGAAATTTTCACTGTGGTTCCAGACCACTTCCTGACTTTTACGCTGCTCTATGCTGCTTTTGCCTACGGCATCCGTCTGGAAGAAGCCCGGCATCCTGACAGCCTCACCCCCATCACTGCATCGGCTTTTGTGCTGCTGGTGGTGCAACAGGAATTGCAACGCCAGCCTTTGCAGCAGGACATGAACCTGCTGTCTTTTTACCTGGGCTTCCTGGGGGTGGGCACCCTGCTGCTGGCTCTGCGCAACCACCAGAAACTCACCCAGAAGCAATTCCAGACCTTCAACACGGCCCTGCTTTCCATGCTGGACACCAGAGAAGCCCCTTACCGGGAACTGCGCATGGAAGATCTGGCGGTCAGCCTCTTCCAGAACATCCAGCACATCCTGCCTGAGCTGACCGGCCTGCAACTCGATGGCCAGGATGCTGTGTTGATGGGCAACACCAGCCCGCTCAGCCGCGAAGAAAAAGTCTACATGGAAGGCCGTCCCAGCACCCGCATCACCTTTTACTTCAGTGTCTTGCCTCCCCAGCAGCACGCCCTGAATGCCACCGTCAATGCAGCCAAATACGTGATCCAGTACGCTGCCAGACAGCACGCCATGCAGGCCCAGCTTTTTGTGGATCCCCTCACCGGGGTCAGCAACCAGCGGGCCATTACGGGCATCACCCACCGCTTTGAAGGGCTGTCCAGCCGTCAGGGGGCACCCGTCACCCTGTGCTTGCTGGACCTGGACCACTTCAAGAAAATCAACGACCAGTACGGCCATGAGGTGGGAGACAAAGCCCTGAAACTCACCGCCACGCTGGTGCGCAAACAGCTGCGCGGCGAGGATGAAATGATCCGCTGGGGCGGAGACGAATTCATGATCTTCCTGTACAACTGCACCCCAGAGCAGGCCGCTGGAACCCTCAACCGCATCCGGCAAAAACTCAAGCTGTTCAGCCAGGACCGCCTGGGCTTCAACATCAGTTTCTCGGTGGGGATGGCAGGTGGGGTGGTTTCGCTGGCCGGAGACCTCAACAAATGGATCATCAACGCAGACATGCATTTGCTGGAAGCCAAAGCCCGGGGGCGCAACCAGACCATTTCTGGAGGGTGA
- a CDS encoding GGDEF domain-containing protein, whose product MASLDGLIDHNAKLIWASALLKKHLPHQDLQGTRVQVPEAFQPGEPVMLAFHAAEQHRELMLTLVHIPGGLLGCAITQLPPRSNRLPWEQHQRMLALQEAAYRDPLTGLLNRRAFEEHLEHHVQSPGQFSLIMVDLDGLKHMNDTHGHEAGDAFLQTFASVLQEQLRTSDTPFRIGGDEFAVIMQDLEASQIHIVEKRLEGVRAVVRERMYPECDFSAGVAFFPQESPHDPKLLLHLADERMYENKNAKKHPTVPHARLVNAVNRRAVFQSQQATLDLLGSGQLPDVHYWQSMLEYAIQMVPSAQAGSLNLWEESGFVRVAQLGFDDQILGLSFTQQAQQVWYGESAEDWRKGSPRIFRGAELISQKSREAADLVGHPVDRYASAGRIREIVCNITAPICHDGQVYGHLSLDNFAGPRAFNEESRLAALEIVRQCATVCRLLNLQSCK is encoded by the coding sequence ATGGCTTCACTGGATGGATTGATTGACCACAATGCAAAACTGATCTGGGCCAGCGCCCTGCTGAAAAAACACCTGCCGCACCAGGACCTTCAGGGCACACGGGTACAGGTGCCAGAAGCCTTCCAGCCAGGAGAACCGGTGATGCTGGCTTTTCATGCTGCAGAGCAGCACCGTGAATTGATGCTCACCCTCGTTCACATTCCAGGAGGATTGCTGGGATGCGCCATCACCCAGCTTCCTCCCCGCAGCAACCGTCTGCCCTGGGAGCAGCACCAGCGCATGCTGGCTTTGCAGGAAGCCGCTTACCGGGATCCCCTGACAGGGCTGCTCAACCGTCGGGCTTTTGAAGAGCATCTGGAACATCATGTGCAGAGCCCGGGGCAGTTTTCCCTGATCATGGTGGACCTGGACGGCCTCAAACACATGAACGACACCCATGGTCATGAAGCGGGAGACGCTTTTTTGCAGACTTTTGCCAGTGTGCTGCAGGAACAGCTGCGCACCAGCGACACCCCCTTCCGCATCGGAGGGGATGAGTTTGCGGTGATCATGCAGGACCTGGAGGCCTCCCAGATTCACATTGTGGAAAAACGCCTGGAAGGGGTGCGGGCCGTGGTGCGTGAACGCATGTACCCGGAGTGCGATTTCAGCGCCGGGGTGGCCTTCTTTCCCCAGGAATCCCCCCATGATCCCAAGCTGCTGCTGCACCTGGCAGATGAACGCATGTACGAGAACAAGAACGCCAAGAAACACCCGACGGTTCCCCATGCCCGTCTGGTCAATGCCGTCAACCGTCGGGCGGTTTTTCAAAGCCAGCAGGCCACCCTGGATTTGCTGGGTTCAGGGCAGCTTCCAGATGTCCATTACTGGCAATCAATGCTGGAATATGCCATCCAGATGGTGCCCAGTGCCCAGGCAGGCAGCCTGAATTTGTGGGAAGAATCCGGTTTTGTGCGGGTGGCCCAGTTGGGCTTCGATGATCAGATTCTGGGCCTCAGCTTCACACAGCAAGCCCAGCAGGTGTGGTACGGGGAAAGCGCCGAAGACTGGCGCAAGGGTTCACCACGCATTTTTCGAGGTGCAGAACTGATTTCCCAGAAGTCCAGAGAAGCCGCAGATCTGGTGGGCCACCCTGTGGACCGCTACGCGTCGGCAGGACGCATTCGGGAGATCGTCTGCAACATCACAGCACCCATCTGCCACGATGGACAGGTGTATGGGCACCTCAGCCTGGACAATTTTGCAGGCCCCAGAGCCTTCAATGAAGAAAGCCGACTGGCAGCGCTGGAAATTGTGCGCCAGTGTGCCACGGTGTGCCGCCTGCTGAACCTGCAAAGCTGCAAATGA